Genomic DNA from Microbacterium sp. NC79:
CGTTACGGGGGTGAAATTCCTCGTAAGGAGCAGGCGGTTGAATGAGCCATCCGGTCTGCTCGACGATCCTTCCCGCGCGCACGCGCACGAGGCCGACCGAGCATGCTGAAGCGTTGCTGGAGTTCGCCGTCTCGAAATCGATCGCGGTGAAATCCAATGACATGTGCTGACTCTTCTCTTGCAGCACGCCCCGTGGTTGCAGGCGCGCCGCGTTCCAGTTTATCCCGCGTCTGGCGAACTGGCCGCTGTCGGAGGCCAGTGCTACGTTCGCTGCATGGCCAGTCTTGAAGAAATGTCGACGTCGTTTGGGGTGGCGTCCGCCGCATACGATGCGGGGCGTCCGGAGTATCCTGCTGCCTCGGTCGAATTCTTACTTGCTCCACTCGATGGCGTGCCGACGGTGGCAGACGTCGGCGCCGGAACCGGCAAGCTGTTGCGCTCAATTCTGCGAGTTCGTGAGGCGGAAGCGGTCGCTGTTGACCCTGACGCCGCGATGCTCCTGAAACTTGACGAGCGCACGCCAGGGGTTGATACGAGAGTCGGAACCGCGGAGCACCTTCCGCTGGATGACGCAAGTGTCGACGCGGTGGTGTTGGGGCAGGCGTGGCATTGGGTTGACCCGGTGGCGGGCTCACGCGAGATTGGGCGGGTGCTCCGGCCGGGCGGTGTACTGGGCTTGATTTGGAACGTGCGCGACGAGCGTGTGGCGTGGGTGCACGACCTCACGCACATTCTGCATGCGTCGAGCGCTGAAGAGATGATTGCGGCGGGGGAGATTCGCGTCAATGATCCGTTCGGGGCGCTGGAAGAACACATGCTCGAGTGGAAACGCGAGATGAACCGCGCCGATTTGCAGGCCATGGTGCGCTCGCGTAGCTACTTCATCACCGCCGCCGAAGCTGACCAGAACCGGATGATTACGGAGGTGAACGCGCTCCTCGACCGACTCGGAGTCGTAGGGGAGCAGACCATTGCGATGCCCTATGTGACGAAAGCCTTCCGCGCAACGCGACCCTAGGTTCCGCTCTCGGCAGCACCCGAGGTTCCGCTCTCCGACGGGGTTAGCGGCAGAACTACGCGCGAAGCCACGTAGACTTGTTGCCCGTGGCTCTTACTATTGGAATCGTTGGCCTGCCCAACGTTGGCAAGTCGACTCTTTTCAATGCGCTGACGCGCAACAACGTGCTCGCGGCGAACTACCCGTTCGCGACGATCGAGCCCAACGTTGGTGTGGTGAACCTGCCCGACCCGCGTCTGCAGCAGCTCGCCGATGTGTTCGGTTCGGAGCGCATCCTGCCTGCCACCGTTTCGTTCGTTGACATCGCCGGCATCGTGCGTGGTGCCAGCGAGGGTGAGGGCCTGGGCAACCAGTTTCTTGCGAACATTCGTGAAGCCGACGCGATCGCACAGGTCGTGCGTGGCTTCACCGACAGCGATGTTGTGCACGTTGACGGTGAGGTCAACCCGCGCAACGACATGGAGACCATCAACGCAGAGCTGATGCTCGCCGACCTGCAGACGCTGGAGAAGGCGATCGTCCGCTACGAAAAAGAGGTCAAGCAGAAGAAAGCTTCGCCCGAGGTTCTTGAGGCGGCGAACGCAGCGAAAGATGCGCTGGAGCGTGGAACCCTTCTGTCGGGTAGCAAGATTGATGTCACCCCCATTCGTGAGCTGGGTCTGCTGACCGCCAAGCCGTACATTTACGTCTTCAACGTCGACGAGGCTATCCTCACCGACGACGCGAAGAAGGCAGAGCTCGCAGAACTCGTCGCGCCGGCGCAGGCTGTGTTCCTCGATGCGAAGATCGAGTCTGAGCTCATCGACCTTGACCCGGCCGACGCGCAGGAACTGCTCGAGGCGACCGGTCAGACCGAATCAGGTATGGATCAGCTGGCGCGCATTGGCTTTGACACTCTCGGCCTTCAGACGTACCTGACGGCTGGCCCGAAGGAAGCGCGCGCGTGGACGATTCCCCAGGGCGCGAAGGCTCCGCAGGCGGCCGGTGTTATTCACACCGACTTCGAAAAGGGCTTCATCAAGGCCGAGGTCATCTCGTTCGAAGACCTGATCGCGACCGGCTCTGTCGCCGAAGCCCGAGCCAAGGGCAAGGCTCGCCTCGAAGGCAAGGACTACATCATGCGCGACGGTGACGTCGTCGAATTTAGATTTAATGTCTAATAAGGGCCTCTGACCAGGGATTTTATCTTCTCGGCCTCCGGTTGGGTTCGATGGACAGGTCCCGCTTTACCTTCAGGTGCTAAGCGTTTGTCCCGCTGACCTGGGACTTTGATCGGTCTCTGCGGAGCTCTCGCAGAGGCCGATTCTCGTTGTCGCGTTGCGGTAGCGTCTCTGGCGAGTGGCTTCGGCTGGGCAGTTCTGCGGCGGGTTCAAGTTGTTCGACCCGCGATCTCGCGGAAGGTGCGCTGACTCAAAAATCTGTCTGACTCATAAGTCGGTTATCCAACAACGCTTTGGTTCACTGGGGCAGGTCTCGTTCCGCCAGAGTGCGAGTGATTTCGTCCCGCTAGCAGCTCGCTCCCATGAGCCGCTGGTGGCGGTGCGATAGGTATTCTGGGGTGTGTGTCCCTTGGTCGTTCTTTTCGTGTCCTGTGGGGAGCGAACGCTGCGTCGAACCTGGCTGACGGTTTAGCGTTCGTCTCGATCCCGCTGCTGGCAACCTCACTTACGGACGATCCGCGCTGGATCGCCGGGCTTTCGACGCTCTACGCGCTCGTCCGGTTGCTCGTGGCTCTGCCGATCGGCGTATGGGTCGATCGTGTGGACCGCCGTTTAATCCTGATCGTCGCAAATATTCTGCGGGGAGTTGCCGTTCTCGCCCTTGCGATCTGCGTGCACCTGGACATCGGAGGTCTTGTCCTCCTCTACGCCGCTTACGCGGTCATCGGCACGCTCGAGAGCGCAGCTGATAACGCCGCGGTCTCTCTCGTTCCCGGCCTTGTCCAGAAGGGCAAGCTGGACACGGCAAATGGTCGGATCTCGGCCGCGCAACTCATAGCCGACGAATTCGCTGGTCCGCCACTCGGCGGGTTCCTCTTTGCGATCGCTGCAGCTGCCCCCGTCTACGCAATGGGCGGGCTTTGGGCAGCTGCGGGGTTGATCGCGCTTGCACTACCCGTGCATCGGGGCAGACCATCTGAGGCGGTTGCGCCCAGGGCGCGCGCCTCGGTATGGCGAGAAGCCGTGGCGGGAGCAACGTGGCTCGCGCACCACCGCCTCGTCGGGGGATTGGCATTGATTGGAGCCTTGGCGAGCATCGGCTACATGCTTCCGTTCTCCATCCTCGTCATTTTCGCTCAGGAGCAGCTGGGGGTCGATGGCGTTGGGTACGGGCTCATCCTGGCCGTGTCCGCGCTCGGTGGGCTCGTCGGCTCCTTCGCGACAGCTCGTATCCGTTCGCGGATCGGCTACCGCTGGACGATCGTTGCAAGTTTGCTCACCGGGGCCGCCTCATTGCTGGCCCTCGCTGTAACTGGCAATGCAGTGGTTGCCTCGGTGCTACTGGCGATCTATATTCTCCACGCCGTGGTGTGGGGGATCTGTGCGACGTCGCTTCGCCAGCGTCTCGTGCCAGATGCGCTCCTCGGGCGGGTCAATGCCGCGTCGCGCGTCCTTGGGTTGATCGGCCTTGCCCTTGGATCATTAATCGGCGGGCTTCTCGCTGGCGTGCATCTCGCGTTGCCCGTGGCGATGGGTGGTGCGGTGTTCGTGATCTGCGCCGGCTTTGCTCTCGCCGTCGTCCGGACCATCGATACCGACTGAACCGTATGGTTGTGCGTGGTGTGGTCTAGCGCGCGGAGGCTTCTCTGCCGCCGCTGCGAAACCGGTGCAATCAGAGGTTGCTATTTGCGGTGACGTCGTGGAGTTTAGATTCTCGAACTGAACCTTTGGCGCATGCCGCATTCCATCGGCGGCATCCTTCTCTCCAATGAGCGCTCAAAAGGGGCTCTCGCGGAGGCTTGGCGGGCCGTGAGGTGGTGGAGTTTAAGATTAACGTCTGACAGTCCCTTTGTTGAACGGCGGTACACGAGTGGCCCCCAGCCGGTCGAAACGTATTCATTTTCCTCTTGCGAGAAAACACTGGGCGATCATCGCTGCCACGGCGATGCTGGTGGTCGGCGGGTGCGCGAT
This window encodes:
- a CDS encoding class I SAM-dependent methyltransferase, with translation MASLEEMSTSFGVASAAYDAGRPEYPAASVEFLLAPLDGVPTVADVGAGTGKLLRSILRVREAEAVAVDPDAAMLLKLDERTPGVDTRVGTAEHLPLDDASVDAVVLGQAWHWVDPVAGSREIGRVLRPGGVLGLIWNVRDERVAWVHDLTHILHASSAEEMIAAGEIRVNDPFGALEEHMLEWKREMNRADLQAMVRSRSYFITAAEADQNRMITEVNALLDRLGVVGEQTIAMPYVTKAFRATRP
- the ychF gene encoding redox-regulated ATPase YchF, whose protein sequence is MALTIGIVGLPNVGKSTLFNALTRNNVLAANYPFATIEPNVGVVNLPDPRLQQLADVFGSERILPATVSFVDIAGIVRGASEGEGLGNQFLANIREADAIAQVVRGFTDSDVVHVDGEVNPRNDMETINAELMLADLQTLEKAIVRYEKEVKQKKASPEVLEAANAAKDALERGTLLSGSKIDVTPIRELGLLTAKPYIYVFNVDEAILTDDAKKAELAELVAPAQAVFLDAKIESELIDLDPADAQELLEATGQTESGMDQLARIGFDTLGLQTYLTAGPKEARAWTIPQGAKAPQAAGVIHTDFEKGFIKAEVISFEDLIATGSVAEARAKGKARLEGKDYIMRDGDVVEFRFNV
- a CDS encoding MFS transporter is translated as MSLGRSFRVLWGANAASNLADGLAFVSIPLLATSLTDDPRWIAGLSTLYALVRLLVALPIGVWVDRVDRRLILIVANILRGVAVLALAICVHLDIGGLVLLYAAYAVIGTLESAADNAAVSLVPGLVQKGKLDTANGRISAAQLIADEFAGPPLGGFLFAIAAAAPVYAMGGLWAAAGLIALALPVHRGRPSEAVAPRARASVWREAVAGATWLAHHRLVGGLALIGALASIGYMLPFSILVIFAQEQLGVDGVGYGLILAVSALGGLVGSFATARIRSRIGYRWTIVASLLTGAASLLALAVTGNAVVASVLLAIYILHAVVWGICATSLRQRLVPDALLGRVNAASRVLGLIGLALGSLIGGLLAGVHLALPVAMGGAVFVICAGFALAVVRTIDTD